One region of Luteolibacter rhizosphaerae genomic DNA includes:
- a CDS encoding ShlB/FhaC/HecB family hemolysin secretion/activation protein, with the protein MRFLLAIALLTTTRGESLPGVGPRVPEAAPVESLPPVRAASDAGEGGELLASRLTAIQLLSPQGGALKEAGPGLSASEDLLLPSPRTLAARLGKWLDRPLRADALAALADEILIHYDGEGLPVVGVDALQQDLSKGVLQLRVEIGRYGEVGVSKPKYGDPEKIQKGLHLRPGELVRRGEIDEQTAWYGRTSFRKPRLFVSPGLEPATADLLIDFEETKPWLVTTGYENSGPDILGRDRFLLGVVGWTPGEHLLAWQSVVGMPASSLLANSLRWEIPFHASHQRLQLDAAYAEVLSRYATSGIPVESEGSSWSFGALHKIPLPSWGGWRQSFGVGLEAKGTDQFLLFGGGSFSPGEVVLVHGKLSHEMVRAWESGGASFESSLYAAPGSLGGKNEDPAFEAYDPAADSSYVFGRFSGEGWWTPGADWQLRLRGGAQLADSRLLPAEQFAAGGYQTVRGTAEREFSADCGWNLSLELLSPLISPVKGCHFRMLGFFDHAALDQRGGPQSSLSGTGLGVRMRLVDHIDLRLDHGWRLDEAENRTHFGVNVSF; encoded by the coding sequence ATGCGGTTCCTCCTCGCCATTGCCCTGCTCACGACAACCCGGGGGGAATCGCTTCCCGGAGTAGGACCGCGTGTGCCGGAAGCGGCCCCGGTCGAATCCCTGCCGCCGGTGCGTGCCGCATCCGATGCAGGCGAAGGTGGAGAGCTGCTCGCTTCGCGGCTGACCGCGATTCAATTGCTCTCTCCGCAAGGTGGGGCGTTGAAGGAAGCGGGCCCGGGTCTCTCGGCATCGGAGGATCTTCTGCTGCCTTCGCCCCGGACTCTGGCTGCCCGTTTGGGGAAATGGCTGGATCGTCCGTTACGCGCGGATGCTTTGGCTGCGCTGGCGGACGAGATCCTGATCCACTACGATGGCGAGGGCCTTCCGGTCGTGGGAGTGGATGCCCTGCAGCAGGATCTCTCGAAGGGGGTACTGCAACTGCGGGTGGAAATCGGACGTTACGGTGAGGTCGGCGTGTCTAAGCCCAAGTATGGCGATCCCGAGAAAATTCAAAAAGGTCTGCACCTCCGGCCGGGTGAGCTGGTGCGGCGTGGCGAGATCGACGAGCAGACGGCGTGGTACGGGCGCACCAGTTTCCGGAAGCCCCGGCTCTTCGTTTCCCCCGGTTTGGAGCCCGCCACCGCGGATCTCCTGATCGACTTTGAAGAGACGAAGCCTTGGCTGGTGACGACCGGCTACGAAAACAGCGGGCCGGATATCCTAGGGCGCGACCGCTTCCTGCTGGGAGTGGTCGGCTGGACGCCCGGCGAGCATCTGCTGGCCTGGCAGAGCGTCGTGGGCATGCCGGCCTCCTCCTTGCTGGCGAACTCCCTGCGCTGGGAAATTCCGTTTCATGCGAGCCACCAGCGCCTGCAACTTGATGCGGCTTATGCGGAGGTGCTCTCGCGCTATGCGACCTCCGGTATTCCAGTGGAGAGCGAAGGCTCCTCGTGGTCGTTCGGGGCCCTGCACAAGATTCCGCTGCCCTCCTGGGGTGGTTGGCGGCAGAGCTTCGGAGTCGGCTTGGAAGCGAAGGGGACCGACCAATTCCTACTTTTCGGCGGTGGATCCTTTTCTCCGGGCGAGGTAGTGCTGGTCCACGGGAAGCTCAGCCACGAGATGGTCCGGGCTTGGGAGAGCGGGGGGGCTTCCTTCGAGAGTTCGCTTTACGCGGCGCCAGGCAGCTTGGGAGGGAAGAACGAGGATCCAGCCTTCGAGGCCTACGATCCGGCGGCAGACTCCAGCTACGTCTTCGGTCGCTTTTCCGGAGAAGGGTGGTGGACGCCCGGCGCGGACTGGCAGCTCCGCCTGAGGGGTGGGGCGCAGCTTGCGGATTCACGGCTTCTGCCTGCGGAGCAATTCGCGGCGGGGGGCTACCAGACGGTGCGCGGCACGGCGGAGCGCGAGTTCTCCGCGGACTGTGGATGGAATCTCTCCTTGGAGCTGCTCTCGCCACTGATTTCGCCGGTAAAGGGGTGTCACTTCCGGATGCTGGGTTTCTTCGATCATGCGGCGTTGGATCAGCGGGGTGGGCCGCAGTCCTCGCTTTCCGGAACCGGGCTGGGTGTCCGGATGCGTTTGGTGGACCACATCGATCTGCGCTTGGACCACGGCTGGCGCTTGGATGAGGCGGAGAATCGCACGCATTTCGGCGTGAATGTGAGCTTCTGA
- a CDS encoding HNH endonuclease: MPAYLLTWNPKEFSSPDLADLFGIIDRGQVPGRIRWSCGRTRAIPLGSRIFFLRQAVEPKGIVASGWVTRSPFERPHWNEELAAKGKRALYVQFVPDAVLDPASDPPFDVRPHADDILSGLPMNSQSSGVSISHPAASDLEELWSDYMRKHGVRLGAKTGLLQAFEGIPKESLVRHRSRETALRKAKLEHAKTLAPDGRLRCETPGCAFDFEEVYGELGAGFAQVHHRKPRSEAGDGTLTHLDDLAVVCANCHAMVHLGGGSRPLESLIPGNRG, from the coding sequence ATGCCAGCCTACCTTCTTACCTGGAACCCGAAGGAATTCAGTTCGCCCGACTTGGCCGATCTCTTCGGCATCATCGATCGCGGCCAAGTTCCCGGTCGCATCAGGTGGAGTTGTGGTCGGACGCGCGCGATCCCTCTTGGCTCGAGAATATTCTTTCTTCGCCAAGCGGTGGAACCCAAGGGCATCGTGGCTTCAGGATGGGTCACCCGATCCCCTTTCGAGCGGCCTCATTGGAACGAAGAGCTGGCCGCCAAGGGCAAGCGGGCGCTCTATGTGCAATTCGTCCCCGATGCCGTCTTGGATCCCGCATCGGATCCTCCCTTCGATGTGCGTCCCCATGCGGATGACATCCTTTCCGGTCTACCGATGAATTCCCAGTCTTCCGGAGTGAGCATCTCCCACCCTGCTGCTTCCGACTTGGAAGAACTCTGGTCGGATTACATGAGAAAGCACGGGGTCCGCTTGGGAGCGAAAACCGGACTCCTTCAAGCATTCGAAGGAATCCCAAAGGAGAGCTTGGTGCGCCACCGCTCTCGTGAGACAGCCCTCAGGAAAGCCAAGCTCGAACATGCCAAGACCCTTGCTCCGGATGGACGCCTCCGCTGCGAGACTCCCGGTTGCGCTTTCGATTTTGAGGAAGTTTACGGAGAACTAGGAGCCGGCTTCGCACAGGTCCACCATCGCAAGCCACGGTCAGAAGCAGGTGACGGCACCCTCACACATCTGGATGACCTCGCAGTGGTCTGTGCCAATTGCCACGCGATGGTCCATCTCGGTGGCGGGTCTCGCCCGCTGGAATCTCTGATCCCCGGCAACCGCGGCTGA
- a CDS encoding VOC family protein: protein MPRLYDHIDLRVPDLAAAESFYRILLPALGFIREQDVEGWLQFESMDGSQFFGITESPSHLANENRVAFQAASQEEVDRISAIARNAGARNIEGPMDYEESYYAVFFEDPCGNRFEICFRD from the coding sequence ATGCCCCGCCTCTACGATCACATCGACTTGCGCGTCCCCGATCTCGCGGCGGCGGAGAGCTTCTACCGGATCCTCCTCCCCGCGCTCGGCTTCATCCGCGAACAGGACGTCGAGGGCTGGCTTCAATTCGAGTCCATGGATGGCTCCCAATTCTTCGGTATCACCGAATCGCCTTCCCATCTCGCCAACGAGAACCGGGTCGCTTTTCAAGCGGCCAGCCAAGAGGAAGTGGATCGCATCTCTGCCATCGCTCGCAACGCGGGAGCCCGTAACATCGAGGGCCCGATGGACTACGAAGAAAGCTACTACGCCGTTTTCTTTGAAGACCCCTGCGGGAATCGCTTCGAGATCTGTTTCCGCGACTGA
- a CDS encoding FG-GAP repeat domain-containing protein: protein MRRFLYLLLAAPLHALPEAPPAKFRAQTLDAKLGIGYGLSIADIDGDGKQDIVLVDAKETLWYKNPEWSKHRMTGALTKLDHVCVAACDIDHDKKAEVAIGAEWNPGDTKNSGAVFTLTAPGDRTGEWTAQEQHREPTVHRMYWVKEAAESFFLAVLPLHGCNNVNTEGDGIRFLGYQPQKEAGKQWPTFVISDQFHLAHNFDPVTWPGTPGESMLVACKEGVHLLRKAGDGWNPTRMTEKGSGEVRLGKLPDGKRMIATIEPFHGNEVAVNPEAADGLWSAKRVLLDDGLAEGHALATADFLGLGYDQIIAGWRKADKNQKVGIRLYIPTVEDGSMWKLHATVDDNTMACEDFKVADLNGDGKPDIIAAGRATKNLIVYWNERP from the coding sequence ATGCGCCGCTTCCTCTACCTGCTCCTCGCCGCCCCGCTGCACGCCCTGCCAGAGGCCCCGCCTGCCAAGTTTCGCGCCCAAACCCTCGATGCCAAGCTGGGCATCGGCTACGGACTCTCGATCGCGGACATCGATGGCGACGGCAAGCAGGACATCGTGCTCGTCGATGCCAAGGAGACCTTGTGGTACAAGAACCCGGAGTGGAGCAAGCACCGCATGACCGGCGCTCTCACCAAGCTTGATCACGTTTGCGTCGCCGCCTGCGATATCGATCACGACAAGAAAGCGGAGGTCGCCATCGGCGCGGAATGGAATCCCGGGGACACCAAGAATAGCGGCGCCGTTTTCACCCTCACCGCACCCGGGGACAGGACCGGGGAGTGGACCGCGCAGGAGCAGCACCGCGAGCCCACGGTCCACCGCATGTACTGGGTGAAGGAAGCGGCGGAGAGCTTCTTCCTCGCCGTCCTGCCCCTGCACGGCTGCAACAACGTGAACACCGAGGGCGATGGCATCCGCTTCCTCGGCTACCAGCCGCAAAAGGAAGCAGGCAAGCAGTGGCCCACCTTCGTGATCAGCGACCAGTTTCACCTCGCCCACAACTTCGATCCCGTCACCTGGCCCGGCACTCCGGGCGAGTCGATGCTCGTCGCCTGCAAGGAAGGAGTGCACCTGCTCCGGAAGGCCGGCGACGGCTGGAACCCCACCCGCATGACGGAAAAGGGCAGCGGGGAAGTTCGCCTTGGCAAGCTGCCGGATGGCAAGCGCATGATCGCCACCATTGAGCCCTTCCACGGCAACGAGGTGGCCGTGAACCCCGAAGCCGCGGACGGACTCTGGTCGGCCAAGCGCGTCCTGTTAGATGATGGCCTTGCGGAAGGCCACGCCCTCGCCACTGCCGATTTCCTCGGGCTCGGCTACGACCAGATCATCGCGGGCTGGAGGAAGGCGGATAAGAACCAGAAGGTCGGCATCCGCCTCTATATTCCCACTGTGGAGGATGGCAGCATGTGGAAGCTTCACGCCACTGTCGATGACAACACCATGGCCTGCGAGGACTTCAAGGTGGCCGACCTCAATGGCGACGGGAAGCCGGACATCATCGCCGCCGGCCGTGCGACCAAGAATCTGATCGTCTACTGGAACGAGCGCCCCTGA
- a CDS encoding PVC-type heme-binding CxxCH protein produces the protein MRFRLLVCLSLPVLASAQEDPDRPVARTAALVAEETVARMKLPAGFRVEVIAHEPEVVQPIAYTIDDRGRLWVLECTNYPESPGVAKDKVLVFEDADGDGKFEKRSVFWDRATFSSGIAVGFGGVWIGSPPNLLFIPDRDGDAVPDGEPEIVLDGWGAEDTHETLNNFTWGPDGWLYGTQGVFTESRVGKPGAAEAERVPVNAGVWRYHPQRKVFERWCEGVSNQWGMDWNDQGEAFFAACVVPHMWHAVEGAHYTRQAGSHFNPHVYGDIRTIAWGRYEKAGYCGAMVYLGDAFPAEWRNNFFFHDVHMNRLRCETFSRKGSGYRSSRKTDFIHSPDAWFRGLSPQYGPDGGVFISDWYDKVPCHQQRAFTDRSNGRLYKIVNDAVKPKAVDLGKASDMELVEMQLHRNDWYVRHARRLLQERGAKPGTVAALEKILFEHPDDTRQLRALWALHGMGALSEAATLRAMSASSEWVRGWAVTCACEQGSPDEAIQVRMRKMADEDESPSVRLRIASGLQKLPLVRRWPILAALVGHEGDDEDHNLPLMNWYAAEPAVAADPVRGVELIAATRQGALLEFVPRRIVAVALEDSAKASEAMNGLARLLADADSAVRGDILSGMLEGAKGQKRLPEPAAWPEAYKKISSDSDEKVRTQARELALLFGSSAALEQLRAVLFNDKAVPEARREALAALIVQGDTTLLEPLLKLAGEAGPLRVDALRALANYDEPRVSGILIAVYPKLSPAEQTAALTTLAARPAGISAMLAAIDANAIPKKDLTPQLARLIQGAKKPEFDQWLAANFGTLQPTNAERQTEITRYGKFLGEEAILHADVKNGREIFVRTCAACHTMFGAGGKIGPELPGSFKDVGYLLQNILDPDAVIGRDYQQTFITTKDGKIVAGVVAAEDGASVTLRTLAESVTVPKTEITKRELSPQSMMPAGLLSGLEEPEVRDLFLYLRQSKNP, from the coding sequence ATGCGCTTTCGCCTGCTAGTTTGCCTGTCGCTCCCGGTGCTCGCATCCGCCCAGGAAGATCCGGATCGTCCGGTGGCGCGGACGGCAGCCTTGGTGGCAGAGGAGACGGTGGCGCGAATGAAGTTGCCTGCGGGCTTCCGGGTGGAAGTCATCGCGCACGAGCCGGAGGTGGTGCAGCCCATCGCGTATACCATCGATGACCGCGGGCGCCTGTGGGTGCTGGAGTGCACGAACTATCCGGAATCCCCGGGTGTGGCGAAGGACAAGGTGCTGGTCTTCGAGGATGCGGATGGCGACGGGAAGTTTGAGAAGCGTAGCGTCTTCTGGGACAGGGCGACCTTTAGCAGCGGGATTGCCGTGGGCTTCGGCGGGGTGTGGATCGGTTCGCCGCCGAACCTGCTTTTCATTCCGGATCGGGATGGAGATGCGGTGCCGGATGGCGAGCCGGAGATCGTGCTTGATGGCTGGGGCGCAGAGGACACCCACGAGACGCTGAACAATTTCACCTGGGGGCCGGATGGCTGGCTGTATGGAACGCAGGGAGTATTCACCGAATCGCGGGTGGGCAAGCCGGGCGCGGCGGAGGCGGAGCGGGTGCCGGTCAACGCGGGGGTGTGGCGATATCACCCGCAGCGCAAAGTCTTCGAGCGCTGGTGCGAGGGCGTGAGCAACCAGTGGGGCATGGACTGGAATGATCAGGGGGAGGCCTTCTTCGCCGCCTGCGTGGTGCCGCACATGTGGCACGCGGTGGAGGGCGCGCACTACACGCGGCAAGCGGGGTCGCACTTCAACCCCCACGTCTATGGAGACATCCGCACCATCGCCTGGGGCCGCTATGAGAAGGCCGGCTACTGCGGCGCGATGGTTTACCTCGGGGATGCCTTTCCAGCGGAGTGGCGGAACAACTTCTTCTTCCACGACGTGCACATGAACCGGCTGCGCTGCGAGACCTTCTCCCGGAAGGGATCGGGCTACCGGAGCTCGCGGAAGACGGATTTCATCCACAGCCCTGATGCTTGGTTCCGCGGGCTGTCCCCGCAGTATGGACCGGATGGCGGGGTCTTCATCAGCGACTGGTATGACAAGGTGCCCTGCCACCAGCAGCGGGCCTTCACCGATCGCTCGAACGGGCGGCTCTACAAGATCGTGAACGATGCGGTGAAGCCGAAGGCGGTGGATCTCGGCAAAGCGAGCGACATGGAGCTGGTGGAGATGCAGCTCCATCGGAACGATTGGTATGTGCGACATGCGCGGCGGCTGCTTCAGGAGCGCGGGGCGAAGCCGGGGACGGTGGCGGCGCTGGAGAAGATCTTGTTCGAGCATCCCGATGATACCCGGCAACTGCGGGCACTGTGGGCGCTGCATGGCATGGGTGCCTTGAGCGAGGCTGCGACGCTGCGGGCGATGTCGGCGTCGTCCGAGTGGGTGCGCGGCTGGGCGGTAACCTGTGCCTGCGAGCAAGGTTCACCGGACGAAGCGATCCAAGTGCGGATGCGAAAGATGGCGGATGAGGATGAATCGCCCAGTGTGCGGCTGCGGATCGCTTCCGGGCTTCAGAAGCTGCCGCTGGTGCGGCGCTGGCCGATCCTTGCGGCACTCGTGGGTCATGAGGGTGATGATGAAGATCACAACCTGCCGCTTATGAATTGGTATGCAGCCGAGCCCGCGGTGGCGGCGGATCCGGTGCGTGGCGTCGAGCTGATTGCGGCGACACGGCAGGGAGCCCTGCTGGAGTTTGTGCCGCGACGGATCGTGGCGGTGGCGCTGGAAGATTCCGCCAAGGCTTCCGAGGCGATGAACGGGCTGGCCCGTCTTCTGGCAGATGCGGACAGCGCGGTGAGAGGGGATATCTTGAGCGGCATGCTGGAGGGCGCGAAGGGGCAGAAGCGTTTGCCCGAGCCCGCTGCATGGCCGGAGGCCTATAAGAAAATTTCCAGCGATAGCGACGAGAAGGTGCGCACGCAGGCTCGCGAACTGGCGCTCCTGTTTGGTAGCTCCGCTGCGCTGGAGCAGTTGCGCGCGGTTCTATTCAACGATAAGGCGGTGCCCGAGGCCCGGCGCGAAGCCTTGGCGGCGCTGATCGTTCAGGGCGATACCACCCTGCTGGAACCCTTGCTGAAGCTGGCGGGGGAGGCGGGTCCGCTGCGTGTCGATGCCCTGCGCGCGCTAGCGAACTATGATGAGCCCCGTGTTTCGGGAATACTGATCGCGGTTTACCCGAAGTTGTCGCCTGCCGAGCAAACTGCTGCGCTGACCACTCTTGCGGCTAGACCTGCGGGAATCTCCGCGATGCTGGCGGCCATCGATGCCAACGCGATTCCGAAGAAGGATCTCACCCCGCAGCTTGCCCGCCTGATCCAAGGCGCGAAGAAGCCCGAGTTCGATCAGTGGCTGGCCGCGAATTTCGGAACGCTGCAGCCGACCAATGCCGAGCGGCAGACGGAGATCACGCGCTACGGAAAGTTCCTCGGCGAGGAGGCGATCCTGCATGCCGATGTGAAGAACGGCCGCGAGATCTTCGTGCGAACCTGCGCGGCCTGCCATACGATGTTCGGAGCGGGCGGGAAGATCGGGCCGGAGCTGCCCGGGAGCTTCAAGGACGTCGGCTATCTTCTGCAAAACATCCTCGATCCGGATGCCGTGATCGGACGCGATTACCAGCAGACCTTCATCACCACGAAGGACGGCAAAATAGTGGCAGGCGTGGTGGCCGCGGAGGATGGTGCCAGTGTCACTCTCAGAACCCTTGCCGAGTCGGTCACGGTCCCGAAGACGGAGATCACGAAGCGGGAACTGAGCCCGCAATCCATGATGCCCGCGGGCCTTCTTTCGGGATTGGAAGAGCCCGAGGTGCGGGATCTATTTCTATACCTGAGGCAATCGAAAAATCCTTAA
- a CDS encoding RNA polymerase sigma factor, translating into MNHHDSHEDPVLARLARDGSSAAFGMLVKRYHARVFAFLLTLTKQRQDAEDLTQETFLRAWDKIHRYDPAQPLLPWLFTIGRRLSIAALRKKKPLPENIPEAETSEPTSAALRLWELARRELPPESYSALWLHYREELPLKEVATILGKREGAVKVILHRARKLLAERARSTAGLAHPPPLPEPQGSMP; encoded by the coding sequence TTGAACCATCACGACAGCCACGAGGATCCGGTGCTCGCGCGACTCGCGCGGGACGGATCCTCGGCGGCATTCGGCATGCTCGTGAAGCGCTATCACGCCCGCGTCTTCGCCTTCCTGCTGACGCTCACGAAGCAGCGGCAGGATGCGGAGGATCTCACGCAGGAAACCTTCCTGCGGGCCTGGGACAAGATCCACCGCTACGACCCGGCCCAGCCCCTTCTCCCCTGGCTCTTCACGATCGGACGACGTCTCTCCATCGCCGCACTGCGCAAAAAGAAGCCGCTGCCGGAGAACATTCCCGAAGCCGAAACAAGCGAACCCACCAGCGCGGCCCTGCGTTTGTGGGAACTGGCCCGACGTGAACTTCCCCCGGAATCCTACAGCGCGCTCTGGTTGCACTATCGCGAGGAACTGCCGCTGAAGGAAGTCGCCACGATCTTGGGCAAACGCGAAGGCGCCGTGAAGGTGATCCTTCATCGCGCCCGCAAGCTTTTGGCCGAACGCGCCCGCAGCACCGCCGGGCTTGCACATCCCCCGCCCCTGCCCGAACCTCAAGGAAGCATGCCATGA
- a CDS encoding sensor histidine kinase, translating into MPALLLRLLLALAMLACSQGNEVLTSADSIRELAPEEAAKGLEVKLEGVITFANEPAITLFIHDGSGGVFIEQPPEGGDNWPRTGDRVEVTGVTGAGLFAPVIRGVDGKAPEIRVLGHDALPEPRPVSGRELARPEMDCEWVSVEAQVREVFMNDGDIVFECEAGPCDFHVLLEGPLPPESVPWDLAESSVRIRGVVATIFNGRRQMTRRFMRVNALPDVVPLQAPGLEAQPRLVRADELFRLKGAGGEDLVQVRGITTLAVPGRGLFLRTDGGGLWVQTAQPIAARPGAEVEATGWARAGAMKPILRARAVRVTGEGSPPEALGMESLQVLNARHESELVSIEAELLDVFRGEEGTTIELRDPGMIFRGLLAEHDGALPDLVPGSRLRVTGIAQITSAGAFSPLQEEDKLLLRMRVPADVQVLALPPWWTTRRVIMAAAAIIAGMLGIYALVRAKRLREQETQRREFEAVLAERGRFAREIHDSLAQGLTSISLQLECVRDEVGADASRARHHLETARGLVRDSLREARRTVWNLRPLALGEADLATALQQFAQDLTRDGKVASAQQIEGTPRPLPPDHESALLRIGQEAMTNAIRHAAPSKILARLRFGSDWVTLSVIDDGRGFDVAERVGKGYGLTGMHERVAALGGSLTIDSMPGEGTEVSATLPT; encoded by the coding sequence GTGCCCGCCCTCCTCCTGCGCCTCCTGCTCGCTCTGGCGATGCTGGCTTGCTCGCAGGGGAATGAAGTCCTCACGAGTGCCGATTCCATTCGCGAGCTGGCACCCGAGGAAGCGGCGAAGGGCTTGGAGGTGAAGCTCGAGGGCGTGATCACCTTTGCCAACGAGCCGGCGATCACGCTGTTCATCCACGATGGCAGCGGTGGGGTCTTCATCGAGCAGCCTCCGGAAGGAGGTGACAACTGGCCGCGCACCGGAGACCGGGTGGAAGTGACCGGTGTCACGGGTGCGGGCCTCTTCGCCCCGGTGATCCGGGGTGTCGATGGCAAGGCTCCGGAAATCCGGGTGCTCGGGCACGATGCCCTGCCTGAACCCCGGCCGGTGAGCGGCAGGGAACTCGCCCGACCGGAGATGGACTGCGAGTGGGTCAGTGTGGAGGCCCAGGTGAGGGAGGTCTTCATGAACGATGGCGACATCGTCTTCGAGTGCGAAGCGGGCCCCTGTGACTTCCATGTTTTGTTAGAGGGACCGCTGCCCCCGGAGTCGGTGCCTTGGGATCTGGCGGAGAGCTCCGTGCGAATCCGGGGCGTGGTGGCGACGATCTTCAACGGCCGCCGTCAGATGACCCGGCGCTTCATGCGGGTGAATGCGCTCCCCGACGTGGTGCCTCTGCAAGCGCCGGGCCTCGAGGCTCAGCCGCGACTGGTGAGAGCGGACGAGCTTTTCCGTCTGAAGGGGGCGGGAGGTGAGGATCTGGTTCAGGTCCGGGGCATCACCACGCTGGCCGTTCCGGGTCGCGGCCTTTTTCTTCGCACCGATGGCGGAGGGCTTTGGGTGCAGACGGCCCAGCCCATTGCGGCCAGACCCGGTGCGGAAGTCGAGGCCACGGGGTGGGCCCGTGCCGGAGCGATGAAACCGATCTTGCGGGCTCGTGCCGTGCGGGTGACGGGTGAGGGGAGTCCTCCGGAAGCGCTCGGCATGGAATCCCTGCAAGTGCTCAACGCCCGGCATGAATCCGAACTCGTATCGATCGAAGCCGAACTGCTCGATGTCTTCCGCGGCGAGGAAGGAACCACGATCGAACTGCGCGACCCCGGCATGATCTTCCGTGGCTTGCTGGCCGAGCATGATGGCGCGTTGCCGGATCTTGTCCCCGGTTCGCGGCTGCGTGTCACCGGCATCGCCCAGATCACCTCGGCGGGTGCCTTCTCGCCGCTGCAAGAGGAGGACAAGCTGTTGCTGCGGATGCGAGTACCGGCGGACGTGCAGGTGCTGGCCCTGCCTCCCTGGTGGACCACGCGCCGGGTGATCATGGCCGCCGCCGCCATCATCGCGGGCATGTTGGGGATCTATGCTCTGGTGCGGGCGAAGCGCCTGCGTGAACAAGAGACGCAGCGCCGCGAGTTCGAGGCGGTGCTGGCCGAGCGCGGTCGCTTCGCGCGTGAGATCCATGATTCGCTGGCGCAAGGACTGACCTCGATTTCGCTGCAACTCGAGTGCGTGCGCGACGAGGTTGGGGCCGATGCCTCGCGGGCACGCCATCACTTGGAGACAGCGCGTGGTCTGGTAAGGGATAGCCTGCGTGAGGCCCGCCGGACGGTGTGGAACCTCCGGCCTCTCGCGCTCGGTGAAGCGGATCTGGCCACCGCGCTCCAGCAGTTCGCCCAGGATCTCACCCGCGATGGCAAGGTCGCCAGCGCGCAGCAGATCGAAGGCACGCCGCGACCGCTGCCACCTGATCACGAGAGCGCCCTGCTGCGGATCGGCCAGGAGGCGATGACCAATGCCATCCGCCATGCTGCGCCCTCGAAGATCCTCGCCCGCCTGCGTTTCGGCAGTGATTGGGTCACGCTCTCGGTGATCGATGACGGCCGCGGCTTCGATGTCGCGGAGCGTGTGGGAAAAGGTTATGGCCTTACCGGCATGCACGAGCGTGTCGCCGCGTTGGGAGGAAGTCTCACGATCGACAGCATGCCCGGAGAGGGCACCGAAGTTTCAGCCACCTTGCCGACATGA
- a CDS encoding response regulator: protein MKKPIRILLADDHPPLRAGLAAILNGQSDFKVVAEAGSGAEVMRSAEVADVYILDLRMPDGDGIQTIRDLIARDSATHVMVLTTYDNEEDIFRALEAGARGYLLKDTTSEELVAAVRQIHAGERYLPQAVAARLADRLIRPNLTPRELDVLRLVSRGRTNKEMASAMFISEETVKTHMKSLFQKLGVHDRAEAVSVSLQRGLIRL, encoded by the coding sequence ATGAAGAAGCCCATCCGTATCCTTCTGGCCGATGACCATCCGCCCTTGCGCGCGGGGCTTGCGGCGATCCTCAATGGCCAATCCGATTTCAAGGTCGTGGCGGAAGCGGGCAGCGGCGCGGAGGTGATGCGATCGGCTGAAGTGGCGGACGTCTACATCCTCGACCTGCGAATGCCGGATGGTGATGGCATCCAGACCATCCGCGATCTCATCGCGCGTGATTCCGCGACCCATGTCATGGTCCTTACCACCTACGATAACGAGGAAGATATCTTCCGCGCACTGGAGGCGGGTGCCCGCGGCTACCTGCTCAAGGACACCACCAGCGAGGAACTCGTAGCCGCGGTGCGGCAGATCCATGCCGGAGAGCGCTATCTCCCGCAGGCAGTCGCCGCACGCCTCGCCGATCGCTTGATCCGCCCCAATCTCACCCCGCGCGAACTGGATGTGCTGCGTCTCGTTTCGCGGGGGCGCACCAACAAGGAGATGGCCTCCGCCATGTTCATCTCGGAAGAGACGGTGAAGACGCACATGAAGTCGCTCTTCCAGAAGCTCGGCGTGCACGACCGGGCGGAAGCGGTGTCGGTGTCCTTGCAGCGAGGATTGATCCGGCTGTAG